A DNA window from Penaeus vannamei isolate JL-2024 chromosome 5, ASM4276789v1, whole genome shotgun sequence contains the following coding sequences:
- the LOC113817250 gene encoding RWD domain-containing protein 4, whose protein sequence is MREEHEEEREVLQSIYEGDSNFSMINETTFQYKYGDEGENRSFLVEISWGADYPDVAPSINLDLFYNKHIVSTVKEKIMSGLKEQAEINLGMSMTFTLFEWLKEAKEELLEEQPSEAPVNRIAEINSDVGQMTLNDDQGEGKKDKKEQLTKAQKRRMWDRQNAAGERARGYNWVDIIKHLSQTGGSKNDG, encoded by the exons ATGCGGGAAGAACATGAAGAGGAACGTGAAGTGCTTCAGTCCATATATGAAGGGGACAGTAATTTTTCAATGATCAATGAAACCACTTTTCAGTATAag tatggtgATGAAGGAGAAAACAGATCTTTCCTTGTAGAAATTAGTTGGGGTGCAGACTACCCAGATGTTGCACCATCTATTAATCTGGATCTGTTTTATAATAAACACAT aGTAAGTACTGTTAAGGAGAAGATCATGTCAGGTTTAAAAGAACAGGCAGAGATTAACTTGGGCATGAGCATGACATTTACTCTGTTTGAATGGCTAAAAGAAGCCAAGGAAGAACTCTTAGAGGAACAACCATCAGAAGCTCCTGTCAATCGGATAGCTGAGATTAATTCTGATGTTGGTCAAATGACATTAAATGATGACCAAGGAGAG GgtaagaaagacaagaaggaacaGCTGACAAAGGCGCAGAAGAGGCGAATGTGGGACAGACAGAATGCAGCTGGTGAAAGAGCTCGTGGTTACAACTGGGTAGACATTATCAAACACCTTTCTCAGACCGGGGGCTCCAAAAATGATGGATAG